The following proteins come from a genomic window of Phnomibacter ginsenosidimutans:
- the hypE gene encoding hydrogenase expression/formation protein HypE translates to MPKFDFDAINLGHGSGGILSQRLLNSGVFDVLKNDKLDERHDGAVFELPGKLAFSTDSYVVSPIIFPGGNIGDLAVNGTVNDLAMCGAKAMYLSLSFILEEGLPMTTFWQVLNSIKMACNAAGVQVVTGDTKVVERGKGDQIFINTSGIGQVHAKAALGWSSIQPGDVVLINAPIAAHGIAIMSLRSGLEFETSITSDTCALHHTVLQLLDEYGDALHFLRDATRGGLASVLNEIAKDGSHGIELLQKNIPVDEQVSGACEMLGLDPLYVANEGVFVLLAKADVADSILRSMQSNGWPQAAIVGKVVAEHAGQVTMQSSIGGRRVVNMLPGEQLPRIC, encoded by the coding sequence ATGCCGAAATTCGATTTTGATGCCATCAACCTTGGCCATGGCAGTGGTGGTATTCTATCGCAGCGGTTGCTGAACAGTGGCGTGTTTGATGTACTCAAAAACGACAAGCTGGATGAACGCCATGACGGAGCAGTGTTTGAGTTGCCCGGCAAATTGGCTTTTAGCACCGACAGTTATGTGGTGTCGCCCATCATTTTTCCCGGAGGCAATATTGGTGATTTGGCGGTGAATGGCACCGTGAATGATTTGGCTATGTGTGGCGCCAAAGCAATGTATTTATCGCTGTCTTTTATTTTGGAAGAAGGCCTGCCCATGACCACTTTCTGGCAGGTACTCAACAGCATCAAAATGGCCTGCAATGCTGCTGGCGTACAAGTGGTAACCGGCGATACCAAGGTTGTAGAGCGGGGTAAAGGCGATCAAATTTTTATCAATACATCAGGCATAGGACAGGTGCATGCAAAAGCGGCGCTGGGTTGGTCATCCATTCAGCCCGGCGATGTGGTGCTCATCAATGCACCCATTGCGGCGCATGGCATTGCCATCATGAGTTTGCGTAGCGGCCTCGAGTTTGAAACCAGCATTACCAGCGATACCTGTGCCCTGCATCATACCGTGCTGCAACTATTGGATGAATACGGAGATGCATTGCATTTTTTGCGGGACGCTACCCGTGGCGGTTTGGCCAGTGTGCTCAACGAAATAGCCAAAGACGGTTCGCATGGCATTGAGCTGTTGCAAAAAAATATTCCGGTGGATGAGCAGGTATCGGGTGCTTGTGAAATGCTCGGACTAGACCCATTGTATGTAGCCAACGAAGGCGTATTTGTGCTGTTGGCAAAAGCTGATGTAGCAGATAGCATTTTGCGCAGCATGCAATCAAACGGCTGGCCGCAGGCAGCCATTGTAGGCAAGGTAGTAGCAGAACACGCAGGTCAGGTAACTATGCAAAGCAGCATTGGTGGCCGCAGGGTGGTAAACATGCTGCCGGGTGAACAGTTGCCCCGCATTTGCTAA
- a CDS encoding glutathione peroxidase: MTIKQRLLKSLYPVLMFMHKLTGNKAAAAAPAQKQTAAVSFYTLQATRNNQEPLPFQSLQGKYVLLVNTASECGYTAQYNGLEALQQQYSEKLVVLGFPANDFGGQEPANDAQIAQFCQVNFGVSFPLMKKAPVTGGSMQPVYKWLTQPEQNGWNKQIPTWNFCKYLVSPEGQLIQFFPAGVDPLDAAITKHLS; the protein is encoded by the coding sequence ATGACCATTAAACAACGATTACTCAAAAGCTTGTACCCTGTACTCATGTTCATGCACAAGCTTACCGGCAATAAAGCAGCGGCAGCAGCCCCTGCTCAAAAACAAACGGCTGCGGTTTCATTTTACACTTTACAAGCCACCCGCAATAATCAGGAGCCATTGCCATTTCAAAGTTTGCAAGGCAAGTATGTATTGCTGGTGAATACTGCTTCCGAATGTGGCTACACCGCACAGTACAACGGGCTGGAAGCATTGCAACAACAATACTCTGAGAAGCTGGTAGTGTTGGGTTTTCCGGCCAACGATTTTGGCGGACAAGAGCCTGCCAATGATGCGCAGATTGCTCAGTTTTGTCAGGTAAATTTTGGGGTGAGTTTTCCATTGATGAAGAAAGCACCCGTAACAGGTGGCAGCATGCAACCCGTGTACAAGTGGCTCACACAACCCGAACAAAATGGCTGGAACAAACAAATACCTACCTGGAACTTTTGCAAATACCTGGTGAGCCCCGAAGGCCAACTCATTCAATTTTTTCCGGCTGGTGTAGATCCGTTAGATGCTGCCATTACAAAACATTTATCTTAG
- a CDS encoding FAD-binding and (Fe-S)-binding domain-containing protein gives MTEPLRQLATQLQGELYTDQAMRVLYATDASAYREMPLAVAIPKHNQDLQTLIRFANEHNTSLIPRTAGTSLAGQVVGNGIVVDVSKHFTQILELNKDEHWVRVQPGVIRDELNMFLKPHGLFFGPETSTANRAMIGGMVGNNSCGSNSVVYKSTREHLLEVKGFLSDGSEVVFKALSLDDFHAKCELPTLEGKVYKQVRSMLSVEAHQEEIRSQFPKKTVERRNTGYAIDLLVDMAPFTAGGPDFNFCSLIAGSEGTLCFITEIVLHVNDLPPKEGGLMCIHFNSIDESLRANLIALKYQPSASELIDHYILECTKDNIEQRKNRFFVQGDPGAILVVEILRDNREDIAPVFEAMEAEMRAAGLGYHFPVLYGDDCKKIWALRKAGLGLLGNLPGDEKAVAVIEDTSVDVNDLPDFIRDFNVILKKHGLYSVHYAHAGSGEIHLRPIINLKTAEGNKLFRIIAEEIATLVKQYKGSLSGEHGDGRLRGEFIPQMIGPKNYELLRQLKYTWDPHNIFNPNKIVDTPSMNSMLRYEPGQQTPTFNTIFRYHNQDVLQHAEQCNGSGDCRKTHLSGGTMCPSFMATRNEKDTTRARANILREFLTHSNKVNRFDHKEIKEVMDLCLSCKGCKGECPSNVDVAKLKAEFLQHYYDANGVPLRSRMIANFTRMAKLGAIWPAAYNVVMTAPGISTLVKKFSGFATERSMPTLQKQTLMAWYKSRKDRKTGSRESGVGSREKIEALIPIAIGMSKGEKSGTPEDNEQQTKNNKPKTVFLFCDEFTNYNDTHIGIKAIELLEKLGYEVIIPQHIESGRTWLSKGLLRQAKVIANTNIELLAPLVSADTPLIGIEPSAILAFRDEYPDLATDENLAASKELAKHALLIDEFLAQEIDKGNITAAQFTQAPRSIKLHGHCQQKAVASVAPTVKALSLPANYTVQTIPSGCCGMAGSFGYEKEHYELSMKIGELVLFPAVRSAAEEVIIAAPGTSCRHQVKDGTGRKALHPIEVLWEALQ, from the coding sequence ATGACTGAACCATTGCGCCAGTTGGCCACCCAACTGCAAGGCGAATTATATACCGATCAGGCCATGCGGGTGCTGTATGCTACCGATGCATCGGCCTACCGCGAAATGCCCCTGGCCGTAGCCATTCCCAAACACAACCAGGACCTGCAAACGCTCATTCGTTTTGCCAACGAGCACAACACCTCACTCATCCCCCGCACGGCCGGCACCAGCCTGGCGGGTCAGGTGGTGGGCAATGGCATTGTGGTAGATGTGAGCAAGCATTTTACCCAGATACTGGAACTGAACAAAGACGAACATTGGGTGCGGGTGCAGCCCGGCGTCATCCGCGATGAGCTCAACATGTTTTTGAAGCCCCACGGCCTGTTTTTTGGCCCCGAAACCAGCACAGCCAACCGGGCCATGATTGGCGGCATGGTGGGCAACAACAGCTGCGGCAGCAACAGCGTGGTGTACAAAAGCACCCGGGAGCATTTGCTGGAAGTAAAAGGCTTTTTGAGCGATGGCAGCGAAGTGGTTTTTAAAGCCCTGAGCCTCGATGATTTTCATGCCAAATGCGAACTGCCCACCCTCGAAGGCAAAGTGTACAAACAGGTACGTAGCATGCTGAGTGTAGAAGCCCATCAGGAAGAAATACGCAGCCAGTTTCCGAAAAAAACGGTGGAACGCCGCAACACCGGCTATGCCATCGATCTGCTGGTAGACATGGCGCCTTTTACCGCCGGCGGACCCGATTTTAATTTCTGCAGCCTCATTGCTGGCAGCGAGGGTACGCTTTGCTTCATCACCGAAATTGTACTGCATGTAAACGACCTGCCGCCCAAAGAAGGCGGACTCATGTGCATTCATTTCAACTCGATTGATGAAAGCCTGCGGGCCAACCTGATTGCGCTGAAATACCAACCCAGCGCCAGCGAACTGATTGACCACTACATACTCGAATGCACCAAAGACAATATTGAGCAGCGCAAAAACCGCTTCTTCGTACAAGGCGACCCCGGCGCCATTTTGGTGGTAGAAATATTGCGGGACAACCGCGAAGACATTGCTCCCGTTTTTGAAGCCATGGAAGCGGAAATGCGGGCCGCCGGACTGGGCTATCATTTCCCCGTGTTGTATGGCGATGATTGCAAAAAAATATGGGCCCTGCGCAAAGCCGGTCTTGGTTTGCTGGGCAACCTGCCAGGTGATGAAAAAGCCGTGGCCGTGATTGAAGACACGAGTGTAGATGTAAACGACCTGCCCGATTTCATCCGCGACTTCAACGTGATTTTGAAAAAGCACGGCTTGTACAGTGTGCACTATGCCCATGCCGGTAGTGGTGAAATTCACCTGCGACCCATCATCAATCTCAAAACGGCCGAGGGCAACAAACTCTTCCGCATCATTGCCGAAGAAATAGCCACGCTGGTAAAACAATACAAAGGCTCACTGAGTGGCGAGCATGGCGATGGCCGACTGCGGGGCGAATTCATTCCGCAAATGATTGGCCCAAAAAACTATGAACTGCTGCGCCAGCTCAAATACACCTGGGATCCGCACAACATTTTCAACCCCAACAAAATTGTAGATACCCCCAGCATGAACAGCATGCTGCGCTACGAGCCGGGGCAACAAACGCCAACATTCAATACCATTTTCCGTTACCACAATCAGGATGTACTGCAGCATGCCGAGCAGTGCAATGGCAGTGGCGATTGCCGCAAAACACACCTGAGCGGCGGCACCATGTGCCCTTCGTTTATGGCTACGAGAAATGAAAAAGATACCACCCGTGCAAGGGCCAATATTCTGCGGGAGTTTTTGACACACAGCAACAAGGTCAACCGCTTCGACCATAAGGAAATAAAAGAAGTGATGGACCTTTGCCTGAGCTGCAAGGGTTGCAAGGGTGAATGCCCCAGCAACGTAGACGTAGCCAAGTTGAAAGCCGAATTTTTACAGCACTACTACGATGCCAACGGTGTGCCGCTACGCAGTCGTATGATTGCCAACTTTACCCGCATGGCTAAGCTGGGTGCCATTTGGCCCGCTGCTTACAATGTTGTGATGACCGCTCCAGGCATTAGTACGCTGGTGAAAAAATTCAGTGGCTTTGCCACGGAAAGAAGCATGCCGACGTTGCAAAAGCAAACGTTGATGGCGTGGTATAAAAGTCGGAAAGACCGGAAGACGGGAAGTCGGGAGTCGGGAGTCGGGAGTCGGGAGAAGATTGAAGCCCTGATCCCGATAGCTATCGGGATGTCGAAGGGCGAAAAGTCCGGAACTCCGGAGGACAACGAACAACAAACCAAAAACAACAAACCAAAAACGGTTTTCCTTTTTTGCGATGAATTCACCAACTACAACGACACGCACATTGGTATAAAAGCCATTGAGCTGTTGGAAAAGCTGGGTTACGAAGTCATCATTCCGCAACACATAGAAAGTGGCAGAACCTGGCTGAGCAAAGGGTTGCTGCGGCAGGCAAAAGTGATTGCCAACACGAACATCGAATTGTTGGCACCGTTGGTTAGTGCTGATACTCCACTCATTGGTATTGAGCCATCGGCCATCCTTGCCTTCCGCGATGAGTATCCCGATTTGGCTACTGATGAAAATCTGGCTGCTTCAAAAGAGCTGGCCAAACATGCCTTGCTGATAGATGAATTTTTAGCACAAGAAATCGACAAAGGAAATATCACAGCAGCGCAGTTTACACAAGCTCCCCGTAGTATCAAACTGCATGGCCATTGCCAGCAAAAAGCCGTTGCTTCTGTAGCGCCAACAGTGAAGGCATTGTCGCTGCCGGCCAACTATACCGTGCAAACGATACCCAGCGGCTGCTGCGGCATGGCGGGTAGTTTTGGGTATGAAAAAGAACACTACGAATTGAGCATGAAGATTGGCGAACTCGTTCTGTTTCCAGCAGTGCGGTCGGCTGCTGAAGAAGTGATTATAGCCGCACCCGGCACCAGCTGCCGCCATCAGGTAAAAGATGGTACTGGCCGCAAAGCCCTGCATCCCATCGAAGTGCTGTGGGAAGCCTTGCAATAA
- a CDS encoding OmpA family protein, producing MKKLMMPVAGLVVLLSSCVSSKKFQQAQDDYAVLNNKYTQLQEDLKNCEKDLVKASNFLQTSENNNANLKEQLKTYKDQASNLQSTNTQVLGRLEDLSVLSSKQAESVQQSLAKLAERDIYIKDLQGAMARKDSLNMALVMNLKGSLGPIADDDINIEVDKGVVYINISDKLLFTTGSYDVNPKAMNVLEKVATVLKNQPNIEFMVEGHTDNVPIKGGALRDNWDLSVLRATSVVRTLQTKFGIDPKRMTAGGRAEYVPVMSNSSASGKAANRRTRIVVLPELDQFFQLLNPGTTAEKPAGK from the coding sequence ATGAAGAAATTGATGATGCCTGTAGCAGGCCTGGTGGTACTGCTGAGCAGCTGTGTCAGCAGCAAAAAATTCCAACAAGCACAAGATGATTATGCGGTGCTCAACAACAAGTACACGCAACTGCAGGAAGACCTGAAGAACTGCGAAAAAGACCTGGTAAAAGCCAGCAATTTTTTGCAAACTTCTGAGAACAACAATGCCAATTTGAAAGAACAACTCAAAACGTATAAGGACCAGGCTTCTAACCTGCAAAGCACCAACACGCAGGTGCTGGGCCGCCTCGAAGACCTGAGTGTGCTGAGCAGTAAGCAGGCCGAAAGTGTACAGCAAAGCCTGGCCAAACTGGCCGAGCGGGATATTTACATCAAAGACCTGCAAGGTGCCATGGCCCGAAAGGATAGCCTGAACATGGCGCTGGTGATGAACCTGAAAGGATCACTCGGCCCCATTGCTGACGACGACATCAATATTGAAGTGGACAAGGGTGTGGTGTACATCAACATCAGCGACAAGCTGTTGTTTACCACCGGTAGCTACGACGTAAACCCCAAGGCCATGAACGTGTTGGAAAAAGTAGCCACCGTGCTGAAGAACCAACCCAACATTGAGTTTATGGTAGAAGGCCATACCGATAATGTGCCCATTAAAGGTGGTGCTCTCCGCGACAACTGGGATCTGAGTGTGCTGCGGGCTACTTCGGTGGTACGCACTTTGCAAACCAAATTTGGCATTGATCCCAAGCGGATGACCGCCGGTGGCCGTGCAGAATATGTACCGGTAATGAGCAACAGCAGCGCCAGTGGCAAAGCCGCCAACCGTCGTACCCGCATTGTGGTACTGCCCGAACTCGATCAGTTTTTCCAACTGCTGAACCCCGGCACCACAGCCGAAAAACCAGCAGGCAAATAA
- a CDS encoding dienelactone hydrolase family protein has product MDQQIINLYDEYTHKPLSRTVFLKRLALLTGSTAAALAILPQLEGNYAMAQTVELDEDIATEQVTYTIAAGTMKGYQARPNKKGKYPGVIIIHENRGLNAHIEDVARRAAKAGYVAIAVDGLSLLGGTPANEDEARGLFAKLDAQQNVLNFAGAVPYLQSRKDCTGKIGCVGFCWGGAMANSLAVSVPALKAAVAFYGRQPELSEVPDIQAAVQLHYAGLDERINAGAKAYEDALKANNKVYEQYLYEGVNHAFHNDSSAARYNEAAAKLAWSRTLAFWEKHLK; this is encoded by the coding sequence ATGGATCAACAAATCATCAACCTGTACGATGAGTACACCCACAAGCCACTTAGCCGCACTGTTTTCTTGAAACGCCTGGCCCTGCTTACCGGCAGCACAGCCGCCGCCCTGGCCATACTGCCACAACTGGAAGGCAACTATGCCATGGCGCAAACCGTGGAGCTCGACGAAGACATTGCCACCGAACAGGTAACCTACACCATAGCCGCCGGCACCATGAAAGGCTATCAGGCCCGGCCCAACAAAAAGGGTAAGTATCCGGGCGTGATTATCATTCACGAAAACCGCGGCCTCAATGCCCATATTGAAGATGTAGCACGAAGAGCTGCCAAAGCTGGTTATGTAGCTATTGCAGTAGATGGCCTAAGCCTGCTGGGTGGTACACCTGCCAATGAAGATGAAGCCCGAGGCTTGTTTGCCAAACTCGATGCCCAACAAAACGTACTCAACTTTGCCGGTGCCGTACCGTACCTGCAAAGCCGCAAAGATTGCACGGGCAAGATTGGTTGTGTCGGTTTTTGCTGGGGTGGTGCTATGGCCAATAGTTTGGCGGTGAGTGTGCCAGCCCTCAAAGCAGCCGTAGCGTTTTATGGCCGCCAGCCCGAGCTGAGCGAAGTGCCCGACATACAGGCCGCCGTGCAGCTGCATTATGCGGGTTTAGACGAACGCATCAACGCTGGTGCCAAGGCTTACGAAGATGCCCTGAAGGCCAACAACAAAGTGTATGAACAATATTTGTACGAAGGGGTGAACCATGCTTTTCACAACGACAGCTCAGCAGCCCGCTACAACGAAGCCGCCGCCAAACTGGCCTGGAGCCGCACACTGGCGTTTTGGGAAAAGCATTTGAAGTAG